The proteins below come from a single Beutenbergia cavernae DSM 12333 genomic window:
- a CDS encoding class I SAM-dependent methyltransferase produces the protein MDGADPDRWSLVAQDWSRLWGDLAAPAWDALLRASEAGAGARVLDVGCGSGDLLAHLEARGLRVAGVDPAPGMLAQARARLPGADLRPGDAESLTWGDGAFDLVTAVNALQFADDVDAALAELVRVTAPGGHVAVASWAEDSRNDLATIEAAVAAADGEESLPEGELRGAGGLEALLADAGLTLVEAGLVDTPWDAADDETLVRAVLLGEDDATIATTAPVVLAAAAPFRRTDGSYRLACAFRYAVARRPAPTRAAPAAPRA, from the coding sequence GTGGACGGCGCCGACCCGGACCGCTGGTCGCTCGTGGCACAGGACTGGTCACGCCTCTGGGGCGATCTCGCCGCACCGGCCTGGGACGCCCTGCTGCGCGCCAGCGAGGCCGGGGCCGGTGCCCGCGTGCTCGACGTCGGCTGCGGTTCGGGCGACCTGCTCGCCCACCTGGAAGCGCGCGGCCTGCGGGTCGCCGGCGTGGACCCGGCGCCGGGGATGCTGGCCCAGGCGCGGGCGCGGCTGCCTGGCGCTGACCTGCGACCCGGCGACGCCGAGTCGCTGACGTGGGGCGACGGGGCGTTCGACCTCGTGACGGCGGTGAACGCCCTGCAGTTCGCCGACGACGTCGACGCGGCACTGGCGGAGCTCGTCCGGGTGACGGCTCCCGGCGGGCACGTGGCGGTCGCGAGCTGGGCCGAGGACAGCCGCAACGACCTCGCCACGATCGAGGCCGCCGTCGCCGCCGCCGACGGCGAGGAGTCGCTCCCGGAGGGCGAGCTCCGTGGGGCCGGTGGCCTGGAGGCCCTCCTCGCCGATGCCGGGCTGACCCTCGTCGAGGCGGGCCTGGTCGACACTCCGTGGGACGCCGCCGACGACGAGACGCTCGTGCGCGCCGTCCTGCTCGGGGAGGACGACGCCACCATCGCGACGACGGCGCCCGTCGTGCTCGCTGCCGCCGCACCGTTCCGCCGCACGGACGGCAGCTACCGCCTGGCGTGCGCGTTCCGGTACGCGGTCGCGCGCCGGCCGGCACCTACGCGCGCAGCACCAGCAGCACCGCGAGCGTGA
- a CDS encoding GNAT family N-acetyltransferase, with protein MAGSTGARGGGDGMLTTSSPAFEDVAAVMGTRGDASRCWCQFFRLTNAAMRPLAVDDLRERMRTDLATDGPSPGVVATLDGEPVGWCAVAPWSAYPRLWTSPSALGADVERGSSQRDGVWSVTCFVVRPGHRRRGLARTLLRAAVEHARSHGAHTVEAYPVDPGTRRVSSNELYHGTVSLFEGAGFTVVSSPRPGRAVVRLALADGAAR; from the coding sequence ATGGCAGGGTCGACGGGAGCCCGGGGCGGCGGGGACGGCATGCTCACCACGTCCTCCCCCGCGTTCGAGGACGTCGCCGCGGTCATGGGCACCCGGGGCGACGCCTCTCGGTGCTGGTGCCAGTTCTTCCGGCTGACCAACGCCGCCATGCGGCCGCTGGCCGTCGACGACCTGCGGGAGCGGATGCGCACCGATCTCGCCACCGACGGACCCTCGCCGGGAGTCGTCGCGACGCTCGACGGCGAGCCGGTGGGCTGGTGCGCCGTGGCGCCCTGGTCCGCCTACCCGCGGCTGTGGACCTCGCCGTCGGCACTGGGCGCCGACGTCGAGCGCGGGAGCTCGCAGCGCGACGGCGTCTGGTCGGTGACGTGCTTCGTGGTGCGGCCGGGGCATCGCCGCCGCGGCCTCGCCCGCACGCTCCTGAGGGCCGCCGTCGAGCACGCCCGCTCCCACGGCGCGCACACGGTCGAGGCCTACCCGGTCGATCCGGGTACCCGGCGGGTGTCGTCGAACGAGCTCTACCACGGCACCGTGAGTCTGTTCGAGGGTGCCGGCTTCACCGTCGTCTCGAGCCCCCGCCCCGGGCGCGCCGTGGTGCGCCTCGCCCTCGCCGACGGGGCGGCGCGCTGA
- a CDS encoding ROK family transcriptional regulator — protein MTAARPSAERAANTDRVLAALAPDLSLTQTELREATGLSRPTLAAILRELLAEGWIVAVAPTSRAGAAGAGRPARSFRIDPDAITVAGVDVGLHAVRVVVADATGARLHAVHVDVAPDAAGAERLTLVQQAIAGAARATGRDVSALAAICVGVPGIVDAAGRIRRSSVIADWSGFDVGRAIGRWAGCPVDVVNDANLAAVGEHWTGAARMCDDVVYLHLGRRTSAGLLLDGRVHPGRTGAAGEIGSIPALFLDTPSVLIEPDAAQDDPRIPEVFTAAAAGDEGAAARVEEFGRRVAESVEMLTKILDPDVVVLGGGLSRAGAALLDVVTRHVAFVDGVAPPVVLGALADEAVTSGGVRRALLLAAREEPLLRPLLAAGTARTTRPPADVGGREPETTAPERSA, from the coding sequence GTGACCGCCGCGCGCCCGTCGGCCGAGCGCGCCGCCAACACCGATCGTGTGCTGGCCGCGCTCGCTCCGGACCTCTCGCTCACCCAGACGGAGCTGCGCGAGGCCACCGGCCTCTCCCGGCCCACCCTGGCCGCGATCCTCCGTGAGCTGCTCGCGGAGGGGTGGATCGTCGCCGTCGCCCCCACGAGCCGAGCCGGTGCCGCCGGCGCCGGCCGGCCGGCCCGCTCCTTCCGGATCGACCCGGACGCGATCACCGTCGCCGGCGTCGACGTCGGACTGCACGCCGTCCGCGTGGTCGTCGCCGACGCGACGGGCGCCCGGCTGCACGCCGTGCACGTCGACGTCGCCCCGGACGCGGCCGGCGCGGAGCGGCTCACGCTCGTGCAGCAGGCGATCGCCGGCGCGGCCCGCGCGACCGGGCGCGACGTGTCCGCCCTCGCGGCGATCTGCGTCGGCGTCCCCGGCATCGTGGACGCAGCGGGCCGGATCCGCAGGTCGTCGGTCATCGCCGACTGGAGCGGCTTCGACGTCGGCAGGGCGATCGGGCGGTGGGCGGGTTGCCCCGTCGACGTCGTCAACGACGCCAACCTCGCCGCCGTGGGCGAGCACTGGACGGGCGCCGCGCGCATGTGCGACGACGTCGTCTACCTCCACCTCGGCCGTCGGACGAGCGCGGGGCTGCTGCTGGACGGTCGCGTGCACCCCGGCCGCACCGGCGCCGCGGGCGAGATCGGGAGCATCCCCGCGCTGTTCCTCGACACGCCCAGCGTGCTGATCGAGCCCGACGCCGCGCAGGACGACCCGCGCATCCCGGAGGTCTTCACCGCCGCTGCGGCGGGCGACGAGGGTGCGGCGGCACGCGTCGAGGAGTTCGGCCGCCGCGTCGCGGAGAGCGTCGAGATGCTCACGAAGATCCTCGACCCCGACGTCGTCGTGCTCGGCGGCGGGCTCTCGCGCGCCGGAGCGGCGCTCCTCGATGTGGTGACGCGACACGTCGCGTTCGTCGACGGCGTCGCGCCCCCCGTCGTGCTCGGGGCGCTCGCCGACGAGGCGGTGACGTCGGGCGGCGTGCGCCGCGCCCTGCTCCTGGCGGCCCGCGAGGAGCCGCTGCTGCGCCCGCTGCTCGCCGCGGGCACGGCCCGCACCACGCGTCCGCCGGCGGACGTCGGCGGGCGTGAACCCGAGACCACCGCACCTGAGAGGTCAGCATGA